Part of the Variovorax sp. PAMC 28711 genome is shown below.
AGCGAGGTGTTCGTCATGGCGTGTTCAGTTGCTGCAGTCGCTCGGGGGTGCCGACATCGGTCCATGCGCCGGTGTAGCGCTCGGCGCTCACGAGTTCATTGTCCATCGCGGCACGCAGGATCGGGGCCAGCGGGGCTTTGGCGCCGAAAGGGTTGCCGGTCGGGAGGGCGCAGTACGGCGGCGCAAAAAGGGCGGCGCGATAGAGGCCGATGGTCGAGAAGGTGAAGCGCTCGCCATCGTTCTGGTTGCGCGCGAGCCCTTGGGGCGACAGGCCGAAGTCGCCCTTCGGGTTGTGCGCCGGGTTCGGCACCAGCCACAGGTGCGCGAGCTTGTCGCTCGCCACGAAGCGGTCGACCGCGTGCTGCGTGAAAACGAAATCCGGCGCGAACACGTCGCCCGCCGCCACCCAGAACACATCGCCCAGCACCGGCAGTGCGCGCACGATACCGCCGGCTGTTTCGAGGGCGCCGCCGAAGTCGCGACCCTCGTGCGACCAGGAAATCGACCGCGCTGCGAAACGATCCGAAATCTGTTCGCCGAGCCAGGCCGTGTTGACCACCAGATCGGCGAAGCCGCCCGCCGCCAGGGCGTCCAGCGGCCACTGCATCAGCGGCTTGCCGCGCACCGCGAGCAGCGGCTTGGGCGTGGCGTCGGTCAGTGGGCGCATGCGCTCACCCCGACCGGCGGCGAGGATCATGGCCTTGATCGTCATGCGTCCACCCCTGCCACGGTGCCCCGCGTGAGCGCATGGCGCTCCGTGTGCGCGGGCGAGAAAAGCACGAGCAACGCGTCGAGCAGCGCATGCGCCCGCGCCGAATGGTCGCCGCCGACATTGCAGACGTACACATCGAGCGTCACCGCGCGCCGTTCGGGCCAGGTGTGGATGCACAGATGCGACTCGGCCAGCAGCACCGTCGCCGTCACGCCGCCCGGCCCGTGCGACGTGGCCGGAAAGGTGTGCAAGAGCTGGCCGACAGCCTGCAGGCCCGCGCCCGCGATCGCGTCGAGGCAGGCGGCGCCGAGCGCATCGGCATCGAGCAGCCAGCGCGCATGGCACTGGCAATCGTGGAGGTCGGCGGTGAGGTGCAGGCCGTGCATCCGCCTAAATGTAGCTCGCCCCCAGGCTGCGGCGCACTTCGTGTCGCCTTCGCCAACCCCCTACCGGGGGCAACACCGACGGCCCGGCGAAGCCGGTTCCGTGGCGTTTCTGGCAGCGAAACAACGAGTTTTGCGGAGCCAACTAAAATCATGGGCTCCCCGCAACCTTCTCCCCCGAAAGCCCCCCGACATGGCCAACCAAGCCCTGATGGCCAACGCGATCCGCGCGTTGGCAATGGACGCCGTCCAACAAGCCAACTCCGGGCATCCGGGGGCGCCGATGGGGATGGCCGACATGGCGGTCGCGCTGTGGGGCGATCACCTGCGCTTCAACCCGGCCAATCCGCACTGGTTCGACCGCGACCGCTTCGTGCTGTCGAACGGCCACGCGTCGATGATGTTGTACGCCGTGCTGCACCTCAGCGGCTACGACCTCCCGATGTCGGAGATCAAGAACTTCCGCCAGCTGCACAGCAAGACGCCGGGCCATCCGGAGATCGACGTCACGCCGGGCGTGGAAACCACCACCGGTCCGCTGGGCCAGGGCATCACCAACGCAGTGGGCATGGCGCTGGCCGAAAAGCTGCTCGCTGCCGAGTTCAATCGCAAGGGCCACGAGATCGTCGACCACCACACCTACGCCTTCCTGGGCGACGGTTGCATGATGGAAGGCATCAGCCACGAAGCCGCCGGCCTGGCCGGTGCCTGGCGCCTCGGCAAGCTGATCGCGCTGTACGACGACAACGGCATCAGCATCGACGGCCAGGTCAAGCCCTGGTTCATCGACAACACCAAAGAGCGCTTCGAGGCCCACGGCTGGAACGTGATCGGCACGATCGACGGCAACGACGCGAAAGACGTGTCCAAGGCCATCGCGAAGGCGAAGAAGAACAGCGACAACAAGCCCACGCTCATCATCTGCAAGACGGTGATCGGCAAGGGCAGCCCGAACCGCGCCGGCACCGCCAAGGCGCACGGCGAGGCGCTGGGCGCCGAAGAAATCAAGCTCACGCGTGAGGCGATCGGCTGGACCGAACCGGCCTTCGAGATCCCGCAGATCGTCGCCGACGACTGGAACCACCAGGCTGCGGGCGCCAAGGTCGAAGCCGAGTGGAACGAGAAGTTCGCCGCCTACGGCGCCGCCTTCCCCGACCTCGCCGCCGAGTTCACGCGCCGCATGAAGGGCGAACTGCCGAAGAACTTTCACCAGGTCGCGTTCGACACCGTCGTCGCCGCCCACACCAAGGCCGAAACCGTGGCCAGCCGCAAAGCCAGCCAGCTCGCGCTGGAATCGTTCACGGCCGCGTTGCCCGAGATGCTCGGCGGCAGCGCCGACCTGACCGGATCGAATCTCACCAACACCAAGAGCACCGCTCCGTTCCGCGTCGATCCGAAGACCGGCGACGTGGTGCTCGGCGCCCCTCACGAGGCAGCCAAGCAAGGCGCCGAAGACGAGAGCAAGCCGAAAAGCACCACCGACGCAGCGCCTGCGCCGCACGGCGTGATCGGCCGCCACATCAACTACGGCGTGCGCGAATTCGGCATGGCCGCGGTCATGAACGGCGTGGCCGTGCACGGCGGCTACATCCCCTACGGCGGCACCTTCCTCACCTTCAGCGACTACAGCCGCAATGCGATCCGCATGGCTGCGCTGATGAAGCGCCGCGTGATCCATGTCTTCACGCACGACTCCATCGGCCTCGGCGAAGACGGCCCGACGCACCAGTCGATCGAGCACGCTGCCTCGCTGCGTCTCATCCCCAACCTGGACGTCTGGCGGCCGGGCGACACGGCCGAGACCGCCGTGGCCTGGGCCGTCGCGCTGCAGAACCAGTCGCGCCCGACCGCCCTCTTGCTGAGCCGCCAGAACATCGCCTACGCGCCCAAGACCGACCTGAGCGACATCAACAAGGGCGCCTACGTGGTGTCTGAACCCGAAGCGGTCGGCCTCAAAAGCAAGAAGACCGTGGCCGTGATCATCGCCACCGGGTCCGAAGTGCAACTCGCCCTCGCCGCGCAGAAGCTGCTGGCCACGAAGAAGATCGCGGTGCGCGTGGTGTCGATGCCTTCGACCACCACCTTCGACCGCCAGGACATGGCCTACAAGAAGGCCGTGCTGCCCAAGAAGCTGCCGCGCGTCGCGGTCGAAATGGGCTGCACCGGCGGCTGGTGGAAGTACGGCGTCGCGGCCGTGGTCGGCATCGACACCTTTGGCGAGTCGGCGCCGGCACCGGAGCTCTTCAAGCACTTCGGCTTCACGCCGGAAAACGTAGCGGCCACGGTCGAAGCGGTGCTCAAGGGCTGAGCGCCCTTCCACTCTGTTTTTCAACTTTCAGGAGCAAGTCAGATGGCTATCAAACTCGGTATCAACGGCTTCGGCCGCATCGGTCGCAACGTGCTGCGCGCAGCGGTGCAGAACTTCAACAACGACATCGAGATCGTTGCCATCAACGACCTGCTCGAGCCCGATTACCTGGCCTACATGCTCCAGTACGACTCGGTGCACGGCCGCTTCAAGGGCGAGGTTTCGGTCGACGGCCACACGCTGATCGTCAACGGCAAGAAGATCCGCCTCACGCAGGAGCGCGACCCGGCGGCGCTCAAGTGGAACGAGGTCGGTGCTGACATCGTGCTCGAAGCCACCGGCCTGTTCCTCACCAAGGAAACCTGCCAGAAGCACATCGACGCGGGTGCCAAGAAGGTCATCATGTCGGCGCCCTGCAAGGACGACACCCCGATGTTCGTGTACGGCGTGAACGACAAGAAGTACGCGGGAGAAGCCATCATCAGCAACGCCAGCTGCACCACCAACGCGCTGGCGCCCCTGGCCAAGGTGCTGAACGACAAGTGGGGCATCAAGCGCGGCCTGATGACCACGGTGCACGCCACCACCGCGACGCAAAAGACCGTCGACGGCCCGAGCAACAAGGACTGGCGCGGCGGCCGCGGCATCCTGGAAAACATCATCCCGTCGAGCACCGGCGCGGCCAAGGCCGTGGGCGTGGTGATTCCCGAGCTCAACAAGAAGCTCACCGGCATGAGCTTTCGCGTGCCGACCTCCGACGTGTCGGTGGTTGACCTGACGGTCGAGCTCGTCAAGGAAGCCAGCTACAAGGAAATCTGTGCCGAAATGAAGGCGCAGTCCGAAGGCGCGCTCAAGGGCGTGCTGGGTTACACCGAAGACAAGGTCGTCGCGACCGACTTCCGTGGCGACCCGCGCACCTCGATCTTCGACGCTGAAGCGGGCCTGGCGCTCGACAGCACTTTCGTCAAGCTGATCAGCTGGTACGACAACGAGTGGGGCTACTCGAACAAGTGCCTCGAAATGGTCAAGGTCGTGTCGAAGTAAGCGTCGACCGCACCACGAAAAAACGCGCCCTCGGCGCGTTTTTTCATTTCAGCGAAGGCTTCAGACTGCGTCGAGGATGTGAATCACACGCGCTGCCGCCAGCTCCTTCGTCTTCGCACCGAAAGCAGCCATGTGCGGCGCGGCGCCGTGGGCTTGCAGGGCGGCCATGTCTTCCCACTTCTCCAGCACGACGAAGGTGTCTTCGCCAAAGCTGCCCTTGGAGGGGGGCAGGCCGGCCGCGTCGATGGTGGCGAAGTATTCGATGCAGCCCTTTTCAGCCAGCACGTTGGCGCGGTTGCCGGCAAAGGCTTCGAGCAATGCGGCGCGCTGGCCCGGCTTGGCGGTGATGACGGCGACGACGTGGATCATGAGAGTGGCTCCGGTTTGTAGTTGAGCCTGCGAATCTAAAAGAAAAGAACGTCAGGCACCCGTCCAGTCAGCGACACCAGCTATCAAAACCATAGCGAAACACTGGCGCGAGCGCTGGCGGCGGCCCCTATCATCGGCCGCATGTTTTCGTTACCCCGCACCGCCACCGCGCCTTTTTGCCCCTCCGAAGTCAAGGGCAGCGTCGCGGTCGATCCCGGCTTGCCGTTCCACAAGAAATTGATGCGCTACGCCGGTCCGGGCCTCTTGGTGTCGGTCGGCTACATGGACCCGGGCAACTGGGCGACCGACATCGAGGCGGGTTCGAAATTCGGCTACGGGCTGCTCTTCGTCGTGCTGCTCGCGAGCCTGGCTGCGATGTTGTTGCAAACGCTCTGCGTGCGCCTCGGCCTGATCGCGCAGAAAGACCTCGCGCGCGCCTGCCGCGAACGCTATCCGCCCGCGGTCAATCGCTTTCTGTGGCTCGGCGCCGAGCTCGCCATCGTGGCGTGCGACCTGGCCGAGGTGCTCGGCAGCGCGCTGGCGCTGCACCTCTTGTTCGGCGTGTCGATCCCCGTCGGCATCGCGATCACCGCGTTCGACACGCTGCTGGTCCTCGGCCTGCAGGGCGCGGGCTTCCGGCGTGTCGAGGCGATCGTGTTGGGGCTCGTCGTCACCATCGCCGGCTGCTTCGTCGTGGAGCTCGCGATGTCGCAACCCAACTGGTTCGGCGTCGCGATGGGCTTCGTGCCGAGCCTGGAGCGGCTCCAGCAGCCCGGCGCGCTCTACCTGGCCATCGGCGTGGTCGGCGCGACCGTGATGCCGCACAACCTCTACCTGCACTCGTCGATCGTGCAGACCCGGCTCATCGCGCCCACCGAGGCCGGCCGGCGCGAGGCGGTGCGCTTCTGCACGCTCGATGCGGTGGTGTCGCTGTCGCTCGCGCTCCTGGTGAACGCCGCGATCATGGTGCTGGCGGCCAGCGCCTTCAACAGCACGGGCCACCGCGAGGTGACCGAGATCGAAGATGCCTACCGCCTGATCGAGCCGATCGTCGGCAGCGCGTTCGCGGCCACGCTGTTCGGCATCGCGCTGCTCGCCTCGGGCCAGAGCTCGACCTTCACCGGCACCATCGCCGGCCAGATCGTGATGGAAGGCTTTCTCGACCTCAAGATTCCCTGCTGGCAGCGACGCGTCATCACGCGCGGCCTGGCCCTGGTGCCGGCCTTCGTCGGCGTGTGGTGGTTCGGCGACGGCGGCGTCGGCAAGATGCTGGTGCTGAGCCAGGTGGTGCTGAGCTTCCAGCTGCCGTTCGCGATGTGGCCGCTCATCCGCTTCACGAGCGACCGCGCGCTGATGGGCGGCTTCGCCAACGGGCCGGTGGTGAAACTCGCCGCGTGGGGGCTGTTCGGCGTGATCAGCGCGGCCAACGTGTGGCTGGTCGCCTCGGTGCTGACCGGCGGATAGTGCCGCCTCAATAGTGCGGCGGCAGCTCGTCCAGCAGGGTGCGCGCGCCGCCGCCTTGCTCCGGACTCTGCTGGCGCAGTTGCGCGACCTGCAGCGCGAGGCTGTCGATCACCTGCTGCTGGCGGTACACCGCCAAGTTCAGCTGCTCCAGCAAATCCTCGGTGTAGCTGGCCTTGATTTCGAGGTTTTCGAGGCGGCGGTCGACGGCGGCGTGATCGGCATTCTGTGAGTCCATGGCGCCATTGGACCGCAAAGCTCAGGCCGCGATTTCGCTGGCCGGCGCCGGCCGCTCTTCGCGCCCGTCCGGGTGCCGCGCGAAGCGGGCCGGATCGCGCCCGTGCACCGGCGCCTCGTCCTTCCAGGGCCAGCCGCCGAACTGGGTGCGGCGGTAGTCCTGCATCGTCTGCGCGATCTCGGCCTGCGTGTTCATCACGAACGGTCCGTACTGCACCACCGGCTCGGCGATCGGGCGGCCCTGCAGCACGAGGAATTCCGCGACCTCGTCGTGCCCGTTGACCAGCTCGACCGCCTCCGATGCGCGCAGCTCGACCATCGCGTGGCTCGTGACCTCTTGCCCGGCGATCGCGACCGATGCGCCCTTGAAGAAATACAGCGTGCGGCGGGTGCCGTCGCCCCTGGCGGCCGGCAGCGTCCAGCGTGCGCCCGGCGCCATGCGGATCGTCCAGATCGCGAGATCGGCATCGGGCTGCGAAGCCCACGAATCGGGTGGCGGCGCGAGCGGGCCGCCCGCGCCGGGCGCACCGTCGACCGGGCCGATGCGGCCCGCCACGCTCGACACGTCGGTGCTGCGGCCTTCGTCGTCGGTCGCGGTGAAGTGCGGGATGTCCTCGGCCCAGAACATCGTGAAGTGCGGCGCGACCATCTTGTTGCGCGCCGGCAGGTTCAGCCAGATCTGGAACAGCTCGAGCGGGTTCGGCGCGGCCGTGTCGAGCAGCGGGAACATCTCGGCGTGCACGATGCCCTTGCCGGCCGTGAGCCACTGCACGTCGCCGCCACCGAAGCGCGCGGCTGCGCCGAGCGAGTCGGCGTGGTCGATCAGACCCTTGCGCACCACCGTCACGGTTTCGAAGCCGCGGTGCGGATGGCCCGGGAAGCCCGGCACGGGGTTGCCGTGGTACATGCTGAAGCCGTCCTTGCGGCTGAAGTCGGAGCCGAGGTTGCGGCCCGCCAGCATCGCGTCGTCCACGGCCATGTCGCCGTTGCCTTGCGGGTAGGCGTCGTCGTGGTACGCGCAGAACAGGAACGGATCGATCGTCTCCCACGGAAAGCCGAGGGGCTTGATCTGGACGATGGGGTTCATGGGGCTGGCCTTTCGGGTGTGGGAGTCCGCATGCGGACGATGCATCGAATATGGGGCCTCACAACGCGACTGAAAGGCTTCATGGCGGAACGCAATCGCCCCGCCGGCAGGACGATGAAGCGCCCCGCGCGATAGCCATTCACCTACTTCGCTTCGCTGATTTGGCGCATTCAATCCGGAGGGCGATTGGCGATCATCGAATCACTCTACCGAACGCCACCATGCACCCGAAGCACCTCTTCGATCTCAGCAAAAAAGCCGTCAACGCCTGGATCGACGACTTTGCGCCCAGCATGGGCGCTGCCATTTCGTACTACACGATGTTCTCGCTGGCACCGCTGCTGGTCATCGTGATCGCCGTCGCGGGAGCGCTCTTCGGGCGTGAGGCGGTGCAGGGCGAGATCGTCGCGCAGCTCTCCGGACTGATCGGGCGCGACGGCGCTATCGCGGTGCAGGGGCTGATCAAGAGCGCGAGCGAACCCTCGCGGGGACTGATTGCGGGGGCCATCAGCATCGCGGTGCTGCTCGTCGGCGCAACCACGGTGTTCGCCGAGCTGCAAAGCGCGCTCGACCGCATCTGGCATGTGCCCGAAAAAGAAAAGCCGAGCGGCGTGTGGGCGCTGCTCCGGGCCCGGGTGCTGTCCTTCGGGCTCATCCTGGGGCTGGCGTTCCTGCTGATGGTGTCACTCGTCGTGAGCGCCGGGGTTGCCGCGTTCGGCAGCCTCACCGGCGGCCTGCTGCCGGGCTGGGAGGTGGTGCTGGCGGGGGTGAACGTGCTGGTGTCGGTTTCCATCACCACATTGCTCTTCGCGATGATCTTCAAGTTCATGCCGACCGCTTCGATCGAATGGCACGACGTGTGGATCGGCGCCGTCGTGACGGCTGTGCTGTTCGAGATCGGCAAGACCGGCATCGGTCTGTACCTCGGCAAGAGCGGCGTGAACGAATCGTTTGCCGCGGCGGGCTCCCTGGTCGTGCTGCTCGCGTGGGTCTACTACGCAGCGCAAATCTTCCTCTTGGGCGCCGAGTTCACCAAGGTCTATGCCGACGAGCACGGCTCGGTCGCGGGCACCAAGGCGGTCCAGGCGACGAAGGTGAGCGCCGCCGTCGCCGACGCGGGCACCGATGTCCATGCAGCGGCGCACGCGGTGCGTCCGGCCACACAGGGTGGTGCAGCGAACGACAAGGGCGATCAGCGGGTCGATCGTGCAACGGCGGACCTGGTCCGGCAGCTTGTGGTGCTCTGCGCTGCGAGCTTGGCGACGGCCGCAGTGAGCCGTTGGCAGAAGCGGCAGCGCAAGGCGGCGCGTGCATCGCGCCTGCGCCGGTAGACGGAGCGCGCCGGCCTCAGTGCGATGCGTGTCCGACCAGCGACATCAGCAGTTTCGGCATGGCGTCGAGCAGCACGCAGTGGTCGATGTGCTCGTCCAGAAGTGCGTTCATCGGCATGGTCGGCACGATGGCATCGGACGGGCTCTGCGCGATGCAAATGCCGCGAGCCGCATGCACCGCCTTCATGCCGTCCATTCCATTGTGGTCTTCACCACTCAGCACGATGCAGATGACACGCGGGCCGAACGCCTCTGCGGCTGTTTCAAACAACGGGTCTGCGGCGGGCCTGGCATCGGTGATCCTGGGGCCGTTGCGCAAGGTCATCTTCCCATTGAGGCTCAACGCAAGATGAACATCGCTGCGCGCCAGGTACAGGTGGCCCGGCATCGGGTCTTCGCCCTCGGCAGCGTACGACACCTGCAGGCGCGTGTGGCTCGCGACATGCGCAACCAGATCGCGGATGCCGTCTTCGGGCTCGGTGTCGAGGGCTGCGAGGAGGGCGGCAGGAAAGTCGGCAGGCAGCGGAGAAAGCAACCGGCACAGGGCACCGACGCTTCCCGTAGCGCCTCCGATCACGATGACGTCGCGATGGACTGGCATATGG
Proteins encoded:
- a CDS encoding nucleotidyltransferase family protein; the protein is MILAAGRGERMRPLTDATPKPLLAVRGKPLMQWPLDALAAGGFADLVVNTAWLGEQISDRFAARSISWSHEGRDFGGALETAGGIVRALPVLGDVFWVAAGDVFAPDFVFTQHAVDRFVASDKLAHLWLVPNPAHNPKGDFGLSPQGLARNQNDGERFTFSTIGLYRAALFAPPYCALPTGNPFGAKAPLAPILRAAMDNELVSAERYTGAWTDVGTPERLQQLNTP
- a CDS encoding S-adenosylmethionine decarboxylase family protein encodes the protein MHGLHLTADLHDCQCHARWLLDADALGAACLDAIAGAGLQAVGQLLHTFPATSHGPGGVTATVLLAESHLCIHTWPERRAVTLDVYVCNVGGDHSARAHALLDALLVLFSPAHTERHALTRGTVAGVDA
- a CDS encoding transketolase family protein, whose amino-acid sequence is MANQALMANAIRALAMDAVQQANSGHPGAPMGMADMAVALWGDHLRFNPANPHWFDRDRFVLSNGHASMMLYAVLHLSGYDLPMSEIKNFRQLHSKTPGHPEIDVTPGVETTTGPLGQGITNAVGMALAEKLLAAEFNRKGHEIVDHHTYAFLGDGCMMEGISHEAAGLAGAWRLGKLIALYDDNGISIDGQVKPWFIDNTKERFEAHGWNVIGTIDGNDAKDVSKAIAKAKKNSDNKPTLIICKTVIGKGSPNRAGTAKAHGEALGAEEIKLTREAIGWTEPAFEIPQIVADDWNHQAAGAKVEAEWNEKFAAYGAAFPDLAAEFTRRMKGELPKNFHQVAFDTVVAAHTKAETVASRKASQLALESFTAALPEMLGGSADLTGSNLTNTKSTAPFRVDPKTGDVVLGAPHEAAKQGAEDESKPKSTTDAAPAPHGVIGRHINYGVREFGMAAVMNGVAVHGGYIPYGGTFLTFSDYSRNAIRMAALMKRRVIHVFTHDSIGLGEDGPTHQSIEHAASLRLIPNLDVWRPGDTAETAVAWAVALQNQSRPTALLLSRQNIAYAPKTDLSDINKGAYVVSEPEAVGLKSKKTVAVIIATGSEVQLALAAQKLLATKKIAVRVVSMPSTTTFDRQDMAYKKAVLPKKLPRVAVEMGCTGGWWKYGVAAVVGIDTFGESAPAPELFKHFGFTPENVAATVEAVLKG
- the gap gene encoding type I glyceraldehyde-3-phosphate dehydrogenase; this translates as MAIKLGINGFGRIGRNVLRAAVQNFNNDIEIVAINDLLEPDYLAYMLQYDSVHGRFKGEVSVDGHTLIVNGKKIRLTQERDPAALKWNEVGADIVLEATGLFLTKETCQKHIDAGAKKVIMSAPCKDDTPMFVYGVNDKKYAGEAIISNASCTTNALAPLAKVLNDKWGIKRGLMTTVHATTATQKTVDGPSNKDWRGGRGILENIIPSSTGAAKAVGVVIPELNKKLTGMSFRVPTSDVSVVDLTVELVKEASYKEICAEMKAQSEGALKGVLGYTEDKVVATDFRGDPRTSIFDAEAGLALDSTFVKLISWYDNEWGYSNKCLEMVKVVSK
- a CDS encoding putative quinol monooxygenase, producing MIHVVAVITAKPGQRAALLEAFAGNRANVLAEKGCIEYFATIDAAGLPPSKGSFGEDTFVVLEKWEDMAALQAHGAAPHMAAFGAKTKELAAARVIHILDAV
- a CDS encoding Nramp family divalent metal transporter, yielding MFSLPRTATAPFCPSEVKGSVAVDPGLPFHKKLMRYAGPGLLVSVGYMDPGNWATDIEAGSKFGYGLLFVVLLASLAAMLLQTLCVRLGLIAQKDLARACRERYPPAVNRFLWLGAELAIVACDLAEVLGSALALHLLFGVSIPVGIAITAFDTLLVLGLQGAGFRRVEAIVLGLVVTIAGCFVVELAMSQPNWFGVAMGFVPSLERLQQPGALYLAIGVVGATVMPHNLYLHSSIVQTRLIAPTEAGRREAVRFCTLDAVVSLSLALLVNAAIMVLAASAFNSTGHREVTEIEDAYRLIEPIVGSAFAATLFGIALLASGQSSTFTGTIAGQIVMEGFLDLKIPCWQRRVITRGLALVPAFVGVWWFGDGGVGKMLVLSQVVLSFQLPFAMWPLIRFTSDRALMGGFANGPVVKLAAWGLFGVISAANVWLVASVLTGG
- a CDS encoding SlyX family protein; this encodes MDSQNADHAAVDRRLENLEIKASYTEDLLEQLNLAVYRQQQVIDSLALQVAQLRQQSPEQGGGARTLLDELPPHY
- a CDS encoding pirin family protein, which translates into the protein MNPIVQIKPLGFPWETIDPFLFCAYHDDAYPQGNGDMAVDDAMLAGRNLGSDFSRKDGFSMYHGNPVPGFPGHPHRGFETVTVVRKGLIDHADSLGAAARFGGGDVQWLTAGKGIVHAEMFPLLDTAAPNPLELFQIWLNLPARNKMVAPHFTMFWAEDIPHFTATDDEGRSTDVSSVAGRIGPVDGAPGAGGPLAPPPDSWASQPDADLAIWTIRMAPGARWTLPAARGDGTRRTLYFFKGASVAIAGQEVTSHAMVELRASEAVELVNGHDEVAEFLVLQGRPIAEPVVQYGPFVMNTQAEIAQTMQDYRRTQFGGWPWKDEAPVHGRDPARFARHPDGREERPAPASEIAA
- a CDS encoding YihY/virulence factor BrkB family protein, producing MHPKHLFDLSKKAVNAWIDDFAPSMGAAISYYTMFSLAPLLVIVIAVAGALFGREAVQGEIVAQLSGLIGRDGAIAVQGLIKSASEPSRGLIAGAISIAVLLVGATTVFAELQSALDRIWHVPEKEKPSGVWALLRARVLSFGLILGLAFLLMVSLVVSAGVAAFGSLTGGLLPGWEVVLAGVNVLVSVSITTLLFAMIFKFMPTASIEWHDVWIGAVVTAVLFEIGKTGIGLYLGKSGVNESFAAAGSLVVLLAWVYYAAQIFLLGAEFTKVYADEHGSVAGTKAVQATKVSAAVADAGTDVHAAAHAVRPATQGGAANDKGDQRVDRATADLVRQLVVLCAASLATAAVSRWQKRQRKAARASRLRR
- a CDS encoding chemotaxis protein CheB, translated to MIALQGAPPLRPGRFHMPVHRDVIVIGGATGSVGALCRLLSPLPADFPAALLAALDTEPEDGIRDLVAHVASHTRLQVSYAAEGEDPMPGHLYLARSDVHLALSLNGKMTLRNGPRITDARPAADPLFETAAEAFGPRVICIVLSGEDHNGMDGMKAVHAARGICIAQSPSDAIVPTMPMNALLDEHIDHCVLLDAMPKLLMSLVGHASH